The nucleotide sequence GAGGTCCTTCGGACGGCGCCCTCTTTTGGATGCGAGCGCGCGGCTGCTTTCCTTCAGAATGCCATTCAGGACACATTCAATTCTTGCGCTCCCGATTCTTTTCAGCCGGGAATGCACTTACCTTGTGGGATGTTCCCGGAAGGCCCTTCTTCCGGGATTTCCGCTCACCTCGGGAGGAATCATGAGGCGTCCCCTTCGCGCCCGGCTGGCAGCCGCGGCGGTCACCGCAGCCGCCATCGGCGGCACCATGATCGTGGCCGCGCCGGCGGCCCAGGCCGCGCCCAGCGACTGCACGGCCTACCTGGCGTCGCTGGGCTACTCCAGCACCGACACCAACCTCGCCTGCACGGTCGGCGGCTCCGGCCTGCCGGCGGACCAACTCCTGTGCCGCATCCTGCTGATGAACGTGTCGTCCGTGCCGGCACTCATCGCGGACAACGCCTGCCGCCTCGCCAAGGCGTAGCGTCCAGCGGCACATCACGGCCCGGGGAAGACGCCCGATACGTCTTCCCCGGGTTGTTCCATGTCTTCCCTGCCCGCAGCCCTCCCACCCCCGCCCGGCCGCGCGAGGCCGGCCGGGCGGCAACCCGGTCCGGTACTCCCGTCTGCTCCCGTCCCTGACAGCACGACGGTCTCAGCCCGCCGACCGCCGTGCATCGTCACTCGGGAAGCGCGGCTTGTAGCTGCGGGAGACCTCGTGCACCTTGCGGAGGCCGAGGAACCCGAGGACGGCCACGGTCAGGACGGCCGTGGCGGAGCCGACCAGGGTCCGCACCATGTCCCCGGCGCCGGCGGCCGAGCAGATCACCGCGGCCAGTACGCCGGTGACGACGGAGTTGATGACGCAGATGACAACCGGTGAGCCGGACAGCCAGTGCGTCACCCCGATCCGGCGGCGGAAGCTGTACGTCGTCCAGATCCCCGGCGGGTCGTCGTGGTGGCTGGCGATGAAGTACGGCTCGAGTTCCGGGGCGAGCTCGACGTACGCGTGCCGCAGCCGGTTCATGCCGATGATCAGCCAGGTGTCCTCGATGTCCGCCTCGATCAGCCGGAAGTACGTCCCGAACCCGACGAGCAGGACGACCGGCAGCACCAGCAACGCGAACGTCGTGAACCCGGACCCGAACCCCGTCGCGTTGGCCACCAGCGAGAGCGCCACGACCGCGGCCGACAGCGTCGTCAGATACGTCCCGGTCCGGCTGAAGATCTCCTGCCACGTCATGCCCCGCGTCGCCAGCAGACTCCAGTGCTCGGTTGCCAGAAACTGCGCGTGCGGCGTCCCGGCATCAACACTTTTGAGCTCTTTCATCCCCCGAGTGTGACCTCATTCGTCGGCGAGGCTGAAAGGGCCCGCCGGTGCTCAGCGGTGAGTTCGACGAAGGCCCGATCTGGAGCCCGCGGCCCGGCGGCCCCTGTACACCCGCTAGCCCCACCTCTGGCGGGTGGTGTCCCCGCACTCCGCGGCACGTAGCCCCGACGCGCTGTCCTCCAGACAGGCACCCGTCTCCGTACTGGAGATGGTCACCGCCTCGTCGGCCCAGGTCCTGACCGACCAGGTGGCGGACGCCGCGGTGGCACACGCGCCCGTGCGCAGCGTCATGCCCTCGCTGCGCAGGCAGGCGCCGGTGGCGTGGTTTCTCAGCTGCTGAGTACCGTCGGGCAGCGCGTGCACCGTCCACCGCTGGTAGCTCAGCCCGTTGCAGGCATACGTCCGCAGCCCGTGATCAAGACTGTGGTCGAGGCACTTGCCCGTGACCCGGTTGATGAAGGGCTGAACGGCATCCGACCGTCCCGGCTTGTTCGCGGGGCCCGTCACCGCTGCCGATCCGGACGACGGTCGCGCGGGCTCGGGCCCCGGTGCCGCGACGAGCACGGTGAACAGCGAACCGACGACTCCTCCCACCAGTACGCCGGCCGCGGCGGTCACCCAGCGGCCACGTCGCCACCGCTGTGCGGTCCGGGGCCGGGAATCGCCGCCGTCAACGGGCGGCGGTGCGGCTGCGGATGGAGGGTTCTCGCCGGACGGTGTCTGGGAGAGGTTCGCGGCCTCCCACAGTGCTCGGTACTCCGAGGGGTCCGCCCCCAGCGCCCGGCACAGGTGCGTGACCGTGGCCCAGGGCGGGACCGTGACCCCCTGCAAGTAGCGCGACAGCGACGAATCGCTGATCAGGACCTCCGCTTCCAACGACCGCAAGGTCCGTCCCGAGCGCTGCTGCAAGGCACGTAAGGCCTTGCCCAGTTGCTTGGCCGGAGCCACCTCACCGGCCCGCTCCTCAGCCGCCAACGCGCCTCCGTCTCCCCTGCTCCCCCGGGCCGTCCCGCGTCCCGGGACAACACCGTCCCAGCAGGTCAGAACCATAGGGATCCCGACTTCCAGGAAGCAAACGGGATCAGCTTGAACAAGAGCGGTGGACCCTCACAAACTCCAGACATCCGCCGACCGGATCAACCGACACCTTCATCCGAAAGGACGACCTCCCCAAGACGCGGACCACCCACGCCAACCACCCGCGAGACAACGGAGCAGCACATGACGCACATGAAGCCCATGAGGACGTCGAGGACCGTGAAGACCAGAGAGACCACGAAGTACCCCCTGCGCCCCCTCGCTCTGGCAACCGGTGGCCTGGTGCTGTCGGCCGCCGCGCTCCTGGCCGTCACCGAGCCGGGGCACGCCACCGCCCCGTCCGGCACCGGAACGAGCGGCGCCGGACAACTCACCAGGCAACAGGCCGGTCCCCACGGCGAGCCCGCGTCGCGGCAGGCGCCCGCGGCGGGAACCCGTATCGGGGTCAAGCCCGGCTGGGGCACGGCTCGGGTCCGGCTGAAGCCCGAGAAGGACGCCTACATCGTGTTCGAGCTCAAGGAGGGCGGCACGACGGCGCACTGCACCCTCACGGGATGCGGGACCTTCAACGGGGACACCGTCACCGCCTGCAACACCACGACCAACCAGTGGTACCCGGTCACGGTCAACCGCCAGATGATGTACGTGTCCGCGACGTGCGGCACACCGGTCTGAGCACGGTCTGAGACGACGTACCCCCGGTGGTCGCGCCACTGAGGCGCATCCGGCCACCGGGGCAGTGTCCGGTGACCGGCGCCGTGTTTCATGGTCACGTACGCGGACCACCGGGGGACAGGCGACGCGGGGAGGCGGGCCGGTGAACACGACGAGGGTCGAACACTTCACTCTGGACGGGGTTCCGCCGCAGGAACGGGAGCAACGCTGGCAGGAAGTCGTGTCCGCCACGCACTTCGACACCCGTGTGCGGCTGTCACCCGACCACCCCGGCCAGGCGTTCAGGGCGTCCGCGCGCCGCGTCCATGTCGACGATCTCGCCCTGGTGGACACCCGGTGCGACCCGTGCACGGGTGTCCGCAGCCGGGGCCGGATCCAGGACGGCGGCGCCGACCACGTCATCGTGGTGTTCACGCGCGCCGGGCGGGAAACGGTGGCGCAGGGCGGCGACACCAGGGAACTGCGCCGGGGCGGCGGTGCCGTCTGGGACAGCACGAGTGCGACCCGGTTCCAGGTCTGGGAGCCGTTGGTCAAGCGCAGCCTGATCATCCCGCGGAGTGCGCTGCGCGAGGTCGGCGGACCCCGGGGTCCCGTTCGCGGCGTCCTGGACCAGGCCGAGCCCGCCACGAAGCTGCTCGCCGACTATCTCGACGTACTCGCCCGGACGGCCGAGGAGTTGTCGCCGGCCGCGGTGGCGTCGGCCCGTACCGCGGCGCTCCACCTGGTCTCCGCGGCCCTGCTCGCCGACCGCGGTCGGTCGGGACCGGCAGCGGCAGGGTCCGTCCCGCTGCCGCTCCCGCTCTCGCTGCGTCGCGCGGCCGTCGTGCGATGGATCGAGAGAAACCTCAACCGCCCCGACCTCACACCCGCGCTGGTCGCGCAGGGGCACGGTCTCTCGGTCCGCACCCTGCACCGCCTCTTCGAGGAGAGTGGGGAGACCGTCGCCGGATTCGTCAGGACCCGCCGACTCGCCCGGGCCCGCGCGGATCTGACCGCGGGTGAGGAACCCGTCTCCGTGATCGCCGCGCGCTGGGGCTTCGCCGACCCGAGCCACTTCACCCGGGCGTTCGGCGAGGTGTACGGAACCACGCCGACCCGCTACCGGGCGGACGCGCGCACGCGGCCAGGTGCGCGGGTCGGCGCGGACGGGGCCGACGCCCGCGTGCCATCGGTTGGCGTCGAGCGGCCAGTACCTGGCACGCAGAGGCAGGCGGTGCCCCAGGACGGAGGTCAGGATCGAGGCACCAGACCGATGTGAGGCGGATGACTGATGATGCGCGAGGACGTGGAATTCGGTGCGCAGGGCGCGACGTTGCGGGGCTGGTTCTACCCCGCCGCCGGGTCGGAGGACCGGAAGGCACCCTGTGTGGTGCTCCAGCACGGCTTCTCGGCCGTGAAAGAGATGGGACTCGA is from Streptomyces cadmiisoli and encodes:
- a CDS encoding helix-turn-helix domain-containing protein — protein: MAAEERAGEVAPAKQLGKALRALQQRSGRTLRSLEAEVLISDSSLSRYLQGVTVPPWATVTHLCRALGADPSEYRALWEAANLSQTPSGENPPSAAAPPPVDGGDSRPRTAQRWRRGRWVTAAAGVLVGGVVGSLFTVLVAAPGPEPARPSSGSAAVTGPANKPGRSDAVQPFINRVTGKCLDHSLDHGLRTYACNGLSYQRWTVHALPDGTQQLRNHATGACLRSEGMTLRTGACATAASATWSVRTWADEAVTISSTETGACLEDSASGLRAAECGDTTRQRWG
- a CDS encoding helix-turn-helix domain-containing protein, whose translation is MNTTRVEHFTLDGVPPQEREQRWQEVVSATHFDTRVRLSPDHPGQAFRASARRVHVDDLALVDTRCDPCTGVRSRGRIQDGGADHVIVVFTRAGRETVAQGGDTRELRRGGGAVWDSTSATRFQVWEPLVKRSLIIPRSALREVGGPRGPVRGVLDQAEPATKLLADYLDVLARTAEELSPAAVASARTAALHLVSAALLADRGRSGPAAAGSVPLPLPLSLRRAAVVRWIERNLNRPDLTPALVAQGHGLSVRTLHRLFEESGETVAGFVRTRRLARARADLTAGEEPVSVIAARWGFADPSHFTRAFGEVYGTTPTRYRADARTRPGARVGADGADARVPSVGVERPVPGTQRQAVPQDGGQDRGTRPM